A genomic region of Coriobacteriaceae bacterium contains the following coding sequences:
- a CDS encoding molybdopterin-dependent oxidoreductase, whose protein sequence is MAEHGVEGYNNSGVSTQLVGDYVEVPHKHPWRYEEDGLTVTRGSAWSGPGCHDGCGVLLYTDKDGKFVKCEGDPENPYNRGRLCVRCLDVPEVTYHKDRLLYPMKRDPKDRGKDKWERISWEEAIDLVATTFLDIKEKYGAESVVFGQGTGRDIAAYITRLCWSFGSPNYVLFLSGCACYLPRVAGMAATAGSFWVADCSQQFADRYDNPEYRVPETMFIWGNYPLRANSDGFYGHWVVDLMKRGMEVVMIDPKVTWLSSHAKIHLPIRPGTDAALALGFLNIIINEDLYDHDFVDRWTYGFDELAERVQEYTPSRVADITWIPEEKIVAAARLLANSKPATMQWGVAVDMTKEALPASQAIAACFQITGNVDVPGGIIAPPEILNYAGGWGRELCPEETWKKRIGLDMYPLLNFGFQIAQPDELRHTMVTGEPYKIHATWLQQNNTLSCMSADPQETYAGLMNCDFNVSVDLFMTPTIMATSDVVLPAATFPERDGIRVGDGVQRGEVINKVCQVGECKSDMEINLLLGKRFNPEAWPWENVDEMFSAMLEAQTPYSFQDVREKGPIYLPFSYKRYETGRLRADGQPGFGTPTGRIELWSTFYNSAGMDPLPYFEEPVPGPNSTPELLDEYPLVLTTGARPWSLFHSEHRQVKRMRNLKKEANVYMNPKTAEEYGLVDGDWVWIENVYGRCKSKVVVTNIYTNPKVIACDHAWWHPEGDPEKLYDTHDLNVNNLLPGIPGKAGFGSNYKTTLVKLYKVTPEDDTNGAFLTGEEGEHSQALDGKGVEAIQDLVDQRNALVAKRDAAKAEAE, encoded by the coding sequence ATGGCAGAACATGGAGTGGAGGGCTACAACAACAGTGGCGTGTCGACGCAGCTCGTCGGCGACTACGTTGAAGTCCCGCACAAGCACCCCTGGCGCTACGAGGAGGACGGCTTGACCGTCACCCGCGGCAGTGCATGGTCGGGCCCTGGTTGTCACGACGGCTGCGGCGTCCTGTTGTATACGGACAAGGACGGCAAGTTCGTCAAGTGCGAGGGCGACCCCGAGAACCCCTACAACCGCGGCCGTCTGTGCGTGCGTTGCCTGGATGTTCCCGAGGTGACCTACCACAAGGACCGTCTCCTGTATCCGATGAAGCGCGATCCCAAGGACCGTGGCAAGGACAAGTGGGAGCGTATCAGCTGGGAAGAGGCCATCGACCTGGTGGCGACGACCTTCCTCGACATCAAGGAGAAGTACGGAGCGGAGTCCGTCGTCTTCGGCCAGGGTACCGGCCGTGACATCGCCGCCTACATTACACGCCTGTGCTGGTCGTTCGGCTCGCCCAACTACGTGCTGTTCCTGTCTGGTTGTGCCTGCTACCTGCCGCGCGTCGCCGGCATGGCTGCCACCGCCGGTTCGTTCTGGGTGGCTGACTGCTCGCAGCAGTTTGCTGATCGCTACGACAATCCCGAGTACAGGGTTCCCGAGACGATGTTCATCTGGGGCAACTATCCCTTGCGCGCGAACTCCGATGGCTTCTACGGCCACTGGGTCGTTGACCTCATGAAGCGCGGCATGGAAGTCGTCATGATCGACCCCAAGGTCACCTGGCTGTCCTCGCATGCCAAGATTCACCTGCCCATCCGTCCCGGCACCGACGCGGCGCTCGCCTTGGGCTTCCTTAACATCATCATCAACGAGGACCTCTACGATCATGACTTCGTCGACCGTTGGACCTACGGCTTTGACGAGCTCGCAGAGCGCGTGCAGGAATACACGCCGTCCCGGGTCGCGGATATCACCTGGATTCCCGAGGAGAAGATCGTCGCGGCTGCCCGTCTTCTGGCCAACAGCAAGCCCGCCACCATGCAGTGGGGCGTCGCGGTCGACATGACCAAGGAGGCCCTGCCGGCTTCCCAGGCAATCGCCGCATGCTTCCAGATCACGGGTAACGTCGACGTGCCTGGCGGCATCATCGCTCCACCCGAGATTCTCAACTACGCCGGCGGCTGGGGTCGCGAGCTTTGCCCCGAAGAGACGTGGAAGAAGCGCATCGGTCTGGACATGTATCCACTGCTCAACTTCGGTTTCCAGATCGCCCAGCCCGACGAGCTGCGCCACACCATGGTGACCGGCGAGCCTTACAAGATCCATGCCACGTGGCTGCAGCAGAACAATACGCTGTCCTGCATGTCCGCCGACCCGCAGGAGACCTACGCCGGTCTCATGAACTGCGATTTCAACGTGTCGGTCGACCTGTTCATGACGCCGACCATCATGGCGACGTCCGACGTGGTGCTCCCAGCGGCGACCTTCCCCGAGCGCGACGGTATCCGCGTCGGTGACGGCGTGCAGCGCGGCGAGGTCATCAACAAGGTGTGCCAGGTGGGCGAGTGCAAGTCCGACATGGAGATCAACCTTCTGCTCGGCAAGCGCTTCAACCCGGAGGCATGGCCCTGGGAAAACGTCGACGAGATGTTCAGCGCCATGCTCGAGGCGCAGACGCCCTACAGCTTCCAGGACGTTCGGGAGAAAGGCCCCATCTACTTGCCGTTCAGCTACAAGCGTTACGAGACGGGCCGCCTGCGCGCCGACGGACAGCCGGGCTTTGGCACGCCGACGGGACGCATCGAGCTGTGGTCGACGTTCTACAATAGCGCCGGCATGGACCCGTTGCCCTACTTCGAGGAGCCGGTGCCAGGTCCCAACTCCACGCCCGAGCTGCTCGACGAGTATCCGCTGGTACTTACCACCGGCGCCCGTCCCTGGTCGCTGTTCCATTCGGAGCATCGTCAGGTCAAGCGCATGCGCAACCTCAAGAAGGAAGCCAACGTCTACATGAACCCCAAGACGGCGGAAGAGTACGGTCTGGTCGATGGCGACTGGGTCTGGATCGAGAACGTGTACGGCCGCTGCAAGTCAAAGGTCGTCGTCACGAACATCTACACCAACCCCAAGGTCATTGCCTGCGACCATGCCTGGTGGCATCCGGAAGGCGACCCCGAGAAGCTCTATGACACGCATGACCTCAACGTCAATAACCTGCTTCCGGGCATTCCCGGCAAGGCCGGATTCGGTTCCAACTACAAGACCACGCTGGTCAAGCTCTACAAGGTGACGCCGGAAGACGACACCAACGGGGCCTTCCTGACCGGCGAGGAAGGCGAGCATTCGCAGGCTCTCGACGGTAAGGGTGTCGAGGCGATCCAGGACTTGGTCGATCAGCGCAACGCCCTGGTCGCCAAGCGTGATGCCGCCAAGGCCGAAGCGGAATAG
- a CDS encoding MFS transporter produces the protein MSIVKYGVLDRQTTNTERWLAFAALFLFGFTASCNLFKASPIMPVLGSALGIDAAMIGLIMTFYSIAAVIFAPISALVMRKVGVKFMVVASCIIMIIGTLISWLAGDNAAIFFTGRAIEGVAYGLICVCGPNILPRLFPRKQMGMAVGIWSQWIPCGTIIAFFTAPVIFDATGAWQNIWLATLILEVIALIGLVVFVKMPAKNENTIVAGNADVEAKHGKQFPASGFVVCGIFLIWVYVYVVNINGMYPTFLMEEKGMSMFDASMLPNWLAIITIPLGIVAGVISDKFPIRKKSLVVFYIIGALIFFFLAFTPGKDAFSAWAFCIIMGICASFIPTYTRGITPLLCTDSMKCDMALMVMALVTGIAQCLAFLASTSVAVLGWFANSQFICAPLMLIAAIVVLIFVKDDKAVVEIRELEEAEALAEKKCDTSNAE, from the coding sequence ATGTCAATCGTGAAATATGGTGTTCTGGATAGGCAGACCACCAATACGGAGCGCTGGCTCGCCTTTGCCGCGCTTTTTCTGTTCGGCTTCACGGCCTCATGCAACCTCTTCAAGGCATCTCCGATTATGCCCGTGCTAGGTTCCGCCCTGGGAATCGATGCCGCCATGATCGGACTCATCATGACCTTCTATTCGATTGCCGCCGTCATCTTCGCGCCCATTAGCGCGCTTGTCATGCGCAAGGTCGGTGTCAAATTCATGGTCGTGGCATCCTGCATCATCATGATCATCGGTACCCTCATTAGCTGGCTAGCCGGTGATAACGCTGCCATTTTCTTTACTGGACGTGCTATTGAGGGCGTTGCCTATGGCCTAATTTGCGTTTGTGGTCCCAATATCTTGCCGAGGCTCTTCCCACGCAAGCAGATGGGTATGGCCGTTGGCATCTGGTCACAGTGGATTCCCTGCGGAACCATCATCGCGTTCTTTACGGCTCCGGTTATATTCGATGCGACTGGCGCATGGCAGAATATCTGGCTCGCGACGTTGATCCTAGAGGTTATCGCTCTCATCGGGCTTGTCGTGTTCGTGAAGATGCCCGCGAAGAACGAGAACACGATTGTTGCGGGCAATGCCGATGTCGAGGCGAAGCACGGCAAGCAATTCCCGGCTTCGGGCTTTGTCGTCTGCGGTATCTTCCTCATCTGGGTATACGTCTACGTCGTCAATATTAACGGCATGTATCCGACCTTCCTGATGGAGGAGAAAGGCATGAGCATGTTCGACGCCTCCATGCTGCCGAACTGGCTTGCCATCATCACCATTCCATTGGGAATCGTCGCAGGTGTCATATCCGACAAGTTCCCCATTCGCAAGAAGTCCCTTGTGGTCTTCTATATCATCGGCGCCCTGATTTTCTTCTTCCTGGCCTTCACGCCGGGCAAGGACGCCTTCAGTGCATGGGCCTTCTGCATCATCATGGGCATCTGCGCCTCGTTCATCCCAACCTACACTCGAGGCATTACGCCGCTGCTTTGCACGGACTCGATGAAATGCGACATGGCCCTGATGGTCATGGCGCTCGTTACTGGTATTGCACAGTGTCTTGCGTTCCTCGCTTCCACGAGCGTCGCCGTGCTCGGTTGGTTTGCCAATTCGCAGTTCATTTGTGCTCCGCTCATGCTCATCGCCGCTATCGTCGTCCTCATCTTCGTCAAAGACGATAAAGCCGTCGTCGAGATTCGTGAGCTCGAAGAAGCCGAAGCTCTTGCTGAGAAGAAGTGCGATACAAGCAATGCCGAATAA
- the queA gene encoding tRNA preQ1(34) S-adenosylmethionine ribosyltransferase-isomerase QueA produces MKTEDFDYELPEKFIAQQPAIPRDSCKLMVVSRDGSLEHRVFRDIGEYLHPGDLLVVNETRVLPARLLGHKKGTGGAAEALLLDKVADAPDTADEQTWNCLVKPGKRLKTCARMEFEHDGEVVLEGEIMGIDEANGSRSVRFTTPGAMSVDEAIHLVGHTPLPPYIKEYAGDDEFYQTVYSTEERSAAAPTAGLHFTVGLLDELKTAGVDIASVHLEVGLDTFRIVSEDDPLDHEMHTELYTVPPKTVRAIKEAKARGGRVIAVGTTSVRSLESAAAGGALEPCTRAATSLYILPGYEFKVCDAIITNFHVPRSTLMMLVSAFSGRETIMDAYETAKTEGYRFFSFGDAMLLL; encoded by the coding sequence ATGAAGACCGAAGATTTTGATTACGAATTACCCGAAAAGTTCATAGCACAGCAGCCGGCCATTCCGCGTGATTCCTGCAAGCTCATGGTCGTGAGCCGCGATGGAAGCCTCGAACATCGCGTCTTTCGCGATATCGGGGAGTATCTGCATCCGGGCGACCTGCTCGTCGTGAACGAGACGCGCGTGCTGCCGGCTCGCTTGCTTGGTCATAAGAAGGGTACGGGCGGAGCAGCCGAGGCATTGTTGCTCGACAAGGTGGCAGATGCGCCTGATACCGCCGATGAGCAGACCTGGAATTGCCTGGTCAAGCCCGGCAAGCGCCTCAAGACATGCGCGCGCATGGAGTTCGAGCATGACGGCGAAGTCGTGCTCGAGGGCGAGATCATGGGAATCGACGAGGCGAATGGCTCGCGGTCGGTGCGCTTTACGACGCCGGGGGCCATGAGCGTCGACGAAGCCATTCATTTGGTGGGCCATACACCGCTACCGCCCTATATCAAGGAATACGCCGGTGATGACGAGTTCTACCAGACCGTTTACTCGACCGAGGAGCGAAGCGCTGCGGCACCGACAGCCGGTCTGCATTTTACGGTTGGGCTTCTGGATGAGCTGAAAACCGCCGGCGTTGATATTGCGAGCGTGCATTTGGAGGTGGGACTCGACACCTTCCGAATCGTTTCGGAGGACGATCCGCTCGACCACGAGATGCATACCGAGCTCTACACCGTGCCACCCAAGACAGTGCGGGCGATCAAGGAAGCCAAGGCACGCGGCGGCCGGGTCATTGCCGTGGGCACGACATCGGTGCGCTCGCTCGAGAGCGCGGCGGCTGGCGGCGCGCTCGAACCGTGCACGCGGGCGGCCACGAGTCTCTACATCCTGCCAGGTTACGAGTTCAAGGTATGCGACGCCATCATCACCAATTTCCATGTGCCCAGAAGCACGCTCATGATGCTCGTGAGCGCGTTTTCGGGACGCGAGACGATCATGGATGCTTACGAGACTGCCAAGACCGAGGGTTACCGGTTCTTCAGCTTCGGCGATGCGATGCTGCTGCTGTAG
- the tgt gene encoding tRNA guanosine(34) transglycosylase Tgt — translation MFEYDLIATDPGCAARLGCLHTPHGDVQTPIFMPVGTQATVKGITNPQLEDLHAQIILANTYHLYLRPGIDIIREAGGIHGFMHWDHPVLTDSGGFQIFSLADTLELDADGVNFRSIVDGSKHRWTPEDNMRVQEAIGADIIMQLDQCTHYPATKEEVAAAVERSASWAARCKAAHTREDQALFGIVQGGVFEDLRLESAQRVSELDLPGYGIGGYSVGEDHELMLAQLGTVTAALPANKPRYLMGVGNPTTLVRAVALGVDMFDCVLPTRTGRMGTAFSSTGRMNMRNAKYARDFGPLDEQCTCPTCRNHTRAYIRHLVKMDEMLGGILLSIHNVHFLLDLMRRAREAIAAGEYADFERAWMESEAANDY, via the coding sequence GTGTTCGAATACGATCTGATAGCGACTGACCCCGGATGCGCGGCGCGCCTGGGCTGCCTGCATACGCCCCATGGTGACGTCCAGACGCCGATCTTCATGCCCGTGGGCACGCAGGCAACCGTCAAGGGCATCACCAATCCCCAGCTCGAGGATCTGCACGCGCAGATCATCCTCGCCAACACCTATCATCTGTATTTGAGGCCGGGTATCGACATCATTCGCGAGGCTGGAGGCATTCACGGCTTCATGCATTGGGACCATCCCGTGCTCACCGACAGCGGCGGTTTCCAGATCTTCTCGCTTGCCGATACCCTCGAGCTCGATGCCGATGGCGTGAACTTCCGCTCCATCGTGGATGGCTCCAAGCACCGTTGGACGCCCGAGGACAACATGCGCGTGCAAGAGGCCATTGGCGCCGACATCATCATGCAGCTCGACCAGTGTACGCATTACCCGGCAACCAAGGAGGAGGTCGCCGCGGCCGTCGAGCGTTCGGCGAGCTGGGCGGCCCGGTGCAAGGCGGCACATACGCGCGAGGACCAGGCACTGTTCGGCATCGTGCAGGGTGGCGTCTTCGAGGACCTGCGTCTCGAGAGCGCCCAGCGGGTAAGCGAGCTTGATCTGCCGGGCTACGGCATCGGCGGATACTCCGTGGGCGAGGATCACGAACTCATGCTCGCGCAGCTGGGCACGGTCACGGCTGCACTGCCGGCAAACAAGCCGCGCTACCTCATGGGCGTGGGCAACCCCACGACACTCGTGCGAGCGGTGGCGCTGGGCGTCGACATGTTCGATTGCGTGCTGCCCACTCGCACGGGGCGCATGGGCACGGCGTTTTCGAGCACGGGCCGCATGAACATGCGCAACGCCAAGTACGCGCGTGACTTTGGGCCGCTCGACGAGCAGTGCACGTGCCCGACCTGCCGCAACCACACCCGCGCTTACATCCGACATCTGGTGAAGATGGATGAGATGCTCGGCGGCATCTTGCTCTCGATTCATAACGTGCACTTTCTGCTCGATCTCATGCGACGCGCCCGCGAGGCCATTGCCGCTGGTGAGTATGCGGACTTCGAGCGCGCGTGGATGGAGTCGGAGGCTGCTAACGATTACTAG
- a CDS encoding BspA family leucine-rich repeat surface protein → MATSYGALIAKRVAGVFLAIALAVSFMPLTAWAQPAQVEEPAAQEAVASDADAGLVAQDINIAQGTSGTCVWRIESSGRLVIEPNNSASGGDLGDIHYNFHSGVVSGAAESNAPWYPRRDSITSVYIAPGVRGNNTMTGLFYNCKNLTNVNIANLDTSKVRYAGGMFDGCTSLASFTMPNFNFNNVTDIKYMFYGCTGLKSLDLRYIDTSKVVVMDRMFYGCSALTSLNLSGFKTTAAKQMFEMFRACSSLASVDVSGFDTKNVTEMWNMFRDCSSLTDLDLSAFKTDSLTNMRDMFYGCSSVKSIDISGFRVSTGCDRGSSLFYGCPALERVSVGDGWTFQGSGGLGTSLPTATWLSGATSKTFTARQIADERNNMADVYVKYRPSTPGPIISYGDGQNWAHGSMGGAAFRSTGKLADLSCVRVDGKIIARGNYEQRDDEGSTLVTLKPSYLETIDNGTHTIDLVFATGTASASFSVSGNTSGTVLDPVTMFRLYNPNSGEHFYTSSTVERDNCVSVGWNDEGVGWVAPAAGDPVYRLYNQYGGEHHYTTSVVERDNLISVGWNDEGVGWYSGGSVRLDRQYNPNAYANNHNYTSSAVEKENLLSLGWQDEGTAWYGVR, encoded by the coding sequence ATGGCAACGTCATATGGGGCTTTAATCGCAAAGCGTGTCGCGGGTGTGTTTCTGGCAATCGCACTCGCCGTTTCGTTCATGCCGTTGACCGCATGGGCGCAGCCCGCTCAGGTCGAGGAGCCCGCGGCCCAGGAGGCCGTGGCATCCGATGCTGACGCGGGTCTCGTGGCCCAGGACATCAACATTGCCCAGGGCACTTCCGGCACCTGCGTGTGGCGCATCGAATCTTCGGGTAGGCTCGTGATTGAGCCTAACAACAGTGCCAGTGGTGGCGACCTTGGGGATATCCACTACAACTTTCATAGTGGCGTCGTGAGCGGTGCGGCGGAGTCGAACGCCCCGTGGTATCCCAGGCGCGATAGCATCACGTCCGTCTATATCGCCCCCGGTGTCAGGGGTAACAACACGATGACGGGCCTGTTCTACAATTGCAAGAACCTCACGAACGTCAACATCGCCAACCTCGACACTTCCAAGGTTCGCTATGCAGGTGGCATGTTTGACGGCTGCACCTCGCTTGCCTCGTTCACCATGCCCAACTTCAATTTCAATAACGTCACGGACATCAAGTACATGTTCTACGGCTGCACGGGGCTCAAGAGCCTCGATCTGCGTTATATCGACACCTCGAAGGTCGTCGTCATGGATCGCATGTTCTACGGATGTTCGGCTTTGACCTCGCTCAACCTGAGCGGTTTCAAGACGACGGCGGCAAAGCAGATGTTCGAGATGTTCCGCGCTTGTTCGTCGCTCGCTTCGGTGGACGTCTCGGGATTCGATACGAAGAACGTGACCGAGATGTGGAACATGTTCCGCGACTGCTCGTCGCTCACCGACCTCGACCTTTCCGCGTTCAAGACCGATAGCCTGACGAACATGCGCGACATGTTCTACGGGTGCTCTTCGGTCAAGTCCATCGACATCTCCGGCTTCCGGGTTTCGACTGGTTGCGATCGCGGATCCTCGCTGTTCTACGGTTGTCCTGCTCTCGAGCGCGTGAGCGTGGGCGATGGCTGGACCTTCCAGGGCAGTGGCGGTTTGGGGACTTCGCTGCCCACGGCAACCTGGCTCTCTGGTGCCACCTCCAAGACCTTCACCGCTCGCCAGATTGCCGACGAGCGAAACAACATGGCCGACGTGTACGTGAAGTACCGTCCTTCCACACCGGGTCCCATCATCAGCTATGGTGACGGTCAAAACTGGGCGCATGGTTCCATGGGCGGCGCGGCGTTCCGTTCGACGGGCAAGCTCGCCGACCTCTCGTGCGTGCGCGTGGACGGCAAGATCATCGCCCGCGGCAACTATGAGCAGCGCGATGACGAGGGATCGACGCTCGTCACGCTCAAGCCCTCGTATCTGGAGACGATTGACAACGGGACGCACACGATCGATCTCGTGTTTGCCACGGGAACGGCGAGCGCCAGCTTTAGCGTGAGCGGCAACACGTCGGGTACGGTTCTCGATCCTGTCACCATGTTTCGCCTGTACAACCCCAACAGTGGCGAGCACTTCTACACCTCGAGCACCGTCGAGCGTGACAACTGCGTGAGCGTCGGTTGGAACGATGAGGGTGTGGGCTGGGTGGCGCCTGCCGCCGGAGACCCGGTCTACCGTCTCTACAATCAGTACGGTGGCGAGCACCATTACACGACGAGCGTCGTGGAGCGAGACAATCTCATCAGCGTGGGCTGGAACGACGAAGGCGTGGGCTGGTACTCGGGTGGATCCGTGCGCCTGGATCGCCAGTACAACCCCAACGCCTACGCGAACAACCATAACTATACGTCAAGCGCCGTCGAGAAGGAGAATCTCCTAAGCTTGGGATGGCAGGACGAAGGTACCGCCTGGTACGGCGTGCGGTAG